The proteins below come from a single Cystobacter ferrugineus genomic window:
- a CDS encoding PQQ-dependent sugar dehydrogenase — protein MRHLWSWPRNLLGFLCLFGPLAMLPFGSRERAREPRALALPSGFTQDVIASGLTFPTAFANLPDGRLLIAEKAGVVRVYKNGALLGTPFIDIQDRVNDYHDRGLLGLTIDPNFARNGLVYLLYTYENDPNDYAGPKTGRLARYTAEGDTASPSSEAVLLGTTVGRSCNDFPPGTDCIPSDSASHSVGNVKFAPDGNLFVTLGDGAQFTLVDRDALRAQALDSLAGKVLRITPGGAGLPTNPYWNGDATANPSKVWSLGLRNPYRFNLRPGSAIPYLGDVGWSTYEEINVATAGANLGWPCYEGPERQSGYEPQPECQALYALGPSAVKMPLYSWPHNGGTAAATGGMFYTGTAYPSAYHGAFFFGDYSQGWLRYLHVDAEDNLIGVSDFATDMDGAVDIESGPDTHLYYLAIEQGELRRIRYTGENSPPIAVASATPTHGSAPLSVQFSSAGSSDADGDSLRPTWDFGDGTPTTNEPHPLHTYAERGTYSAVLTVEDGRGASSSAVVSISVGNNAPTVTLHEPLPSTLFKVGDVITFSGSATDPEDGPLPDTGLAWTLILQHCPGGQCHLHALLSRTGASGSFTVPDHGDEFFIELRLTATDSNGLSSTAVTQLHPQTVQLTLDTSPPGLQLVYDGTTVTAPTTRTAIVGSTHTLYAPSPQGAFTFESWSDGGGIQHPVTVGTTDSTYTATFVNAGLIVCPAGQFRAEYFNNRSLSGTPSRIRCEPAPIRYDWGTDAPPETGLGPDEFSVRWTGRFSFSFGLYRFTTHTDDGVRLWVGGGSPVIDAWRDQSPTSHSTLLLMLRREYEVRLEYYEAGGGAVSQLRWSRI, from the coding sequence GTGCGACATCTCTGGTCCTGGCCCAGGAATCTCCTGGGCTTCTTGTGTTTGTTCGGCCCCCTGGCCATGCTGCCGTTCGGGTCCAGGGAACGGGCCCGTGAGCCGCGCGCCCTGGCCCTGCCGAGCGGCTTCACCCAGGACGTGATCGCCTCGGGTCTGACCTTCCCCACCGCCTTCGCCAACCTCCCGGATGGACGCCTCCTGATCGCCGAGAAGGCGGGCGTGGTGAGGGTCTACAAGAATGGGGCCCTTCTCGGCACGCCCTTCATCGACATCCAGGATCGCGTCAACGACTACCACGACCGCGGATTGCTGGGCCTGACCATCGACCCGAACTTCGCGCGGAACGGCCTCGTCTACCTGCTCTACACCTACGAGAACGACCCGAACGACTACGCGGGGCCCAAGACGGGGCGACTGGCGCGCTATACGGCGGAAGGTGATACGGCTTCACCGAGCAGCGAGGCGGTGCTCCTGGGCACCACCGTGGGCCGCTCCTGCAATGATTTCCCTCCGGGCACCGACTGCATCCCCTCGGACTCCGCGTCCCACTCCGTGGGCAACGTCAAGTTCGCCCCCGATGGCAACCTCTTCGTGACACTCGGGGACGGGGCCCAATTCACCCTCGTCGACCGTGACGCGCTGAGGGCCCAGGCGCTCGACTCGCTCGCGGGCAAGGTGCTTCGCATCACCCCTGGAGGGGCCGGGCTGCCGACGAATCCCTACTGGAATGGAGATGCCACCGCCAACCCGTCGAAGGTCTGGAGCCTCGGTCTGCGCAATCCCTATCGGTTCAACCTGCGCCCGGGCAGCGCCATCCCCTACCTGGGTGACGTGGGCTGGAGCACCTACGAGGAGATCAACGTCGCCACCGCGGGAGCGAATCTCGGTTGGCCCTGCTACGAGGGCCCCGAGCGACAGAGTGGTTACGAGCCCCAACCGGAATGCCAGGCGCTCTATGCGCTCGGCCCGTCCGCCGTGAAGATGCCGCTCTACTCCTGGCCGCACAATGGAGGTACGGCGGCGGCCACGGGCGGGATGTTCTACACCGGCACGGCCTACCCCAGCGCCTATCATGGCGCCTTCTTCTTCGGAGACTACTCGCAGGGCTGGTTGCGCTACCTGCATGTCGACGCCGAGGACAACCTCATCGGCGTGAGCGATTTCGCGACCGACATGGATGGAGCCGTCGACATCGAGTCCGGCCCGGATACCCACCTCTATTATCTCGCCATCGAGCAAGGAGAGCTGCGCCGCATCCGCTATACGGGAGAGAACTCCCCTCCCATCGCGGTGGCCTCGGCGACTCCCACCCATGGGAGCGCGCCCCTGAGCGTGCAGTTCTCCAGTGCCGGTTCGAGCGATGCGGATGGAGATTCTCTGCGCCCCACCTGGGATTTCGGAGATGGAACTCCCACGACGAACGAACCCCATCCGCTGCACACCTATGCCGAGAGGGGCACCTACTCCGCGGTGCTGACCGTCGAGGATGGGAGGGGAGCGAGCAGTTCGGCGGTGGTGAGCATCTCCGTTGGCAACAACGCTCCCACGGTGACCCTCCACGAGCCCCTACCCTCCACCCTCTTCAAGGTGGGGGATGTCATCACCTTCTCCGGCTCGGCGACGGACCCCGAGGACGGACCCCTTCCCGACACCGGGTTGGCCTGGACCCTCATCCTGCAACACTGTCCGGGCGGACAATGCCACCTCCATGCGTTGCTCTCGCGCACCGGAGCGTCAGGAAGCTTCACCGTCCCGGACCACGGTGACGAGTTCTTCATCGAGCTGCGGCTCACCGCCACGGACTCCAATGGTCTGTCGAGCACGGCGGTCACACAGCTCCACCCCCAGACGGTCCAGCTCACCCTGGACACCTCGCCGCCCGGGTTGCAACTGGTGTACGACGGCACCACGGTCACGGCGCCCACCACGCGCACGGCCATCGTCGGCAGTACCCATACGCTCTACGCGCCTTCTCCCCAGGGGGCGTTCACGTTCGAATCCTGGTCGGATGGTGGCGGCATCCAACACCCGGTGACGGTCGGCACGACGGACAGTACATACACCGCGACCTTCGTCAACGCGGGGCTCATCGTCTGTCCGGCGGGTCAGTTCCGCGCGGAGTATTTCAACAACCGCTCCCTGTCCGGCACTCCCTCCCGCATCCGCTGCGAGCCCGCGCCCATCCGCTATGACTGGGGCACGGACGCGCCCCCGGAAACCGGCCTGGGCCCGGACGAGTTCTCGGTGCGCTGGACGGGACGCTTCTCCTTTTCCTTCGGCCTCTACAGGTTCACGACCCATACCGACGACGGGGTGCGGCTCTGGGTGGGCGGCGGCTCGCCCGTCATCGACGCATGGAGGGATCAGTCCCCCACGAGCCACTCCACCCTCCTCCTCATGCTCAGGAGAGAGTATGAGGTGAGGCTCGAATACTACGAAGCGGGCGGTGGGGCGGTCAGCCAGCTCCGCTGGAGTCGGATATAG